One part of the Herbiconiux aconitum genome encodes these proteins:
- a CDS encoding PGPGW domain-containing protein, translating to MDSSPTAKPGVAARTRAMIGRNPTANRVYRTGVGVVGGGTVALGVVLIPLPGPGALIAIGGLALLGTEFESAKKVSTKANAAAKKTYAVAKAKAAERKAAKRAADPHS from the coding sequence ATGGATTCCTCTCCGACGGCCAAGCCCGGCGTCGCCGCGCGTACGCGAGCGATGATCGGCCGCAATCCCACTGCGAACCGCGTCTACCGAACCGGAGTGGGCGTCGTGGGCGGCGGGACGGTGGCGCTCGGGGTCGTGCTGATTCCATTGCCCGGGCCCGGCGCCCTCATCGCCATCGGCGGACTCGCCCTGCTCGGCACCGAATTCGAATCGGCCAAGAAGGTCAGCACCAAGGCGAACGCCGCCGCCAAGAAGACCTACGCGGTCGCCAAAGCGAAGGCGGCTGAACGGAAAGCCGCCAAGCGCGCCGCAGATCCGCACAGCTGA
- a CDS encoding EI24 domain-containing protein — protein MIREFFSGIGVLGRGLGLWATRPKLMLMGALPALIVAVVYLAGIVVLAVFSPDLATWVTPFAEGWVEPWRTITRVSAAVALVGVGILLVVFTFTAITLAVGDPFYERIWRDTELTLGDAPAEPSGRFWRLLARGIGAGLRILALTIVIGLVLFVVGLVPVAGQIAVPVLAALFGGWVLALELTGFAFDARELRLRDRRRMLGARRARTLGFGVATYLLFLIPLGAVFAMPAAVAGATVLARDAIGNREATLTRTEAGRHPEG, from the coding sequence ATGATTCGAGAGTTCTTCAGCGGCATCGGGGTGCTCGGGCGGGGGCTCGGGCTCTGGGCCACTCGCCCGAAGCTCATGCTCATGGGAGCACTGCCCGCGCTCATCGTGGCCGTCGTCTACCTCGCCGGCATCGTCGTGCTCGCCGTCTTCTCCCCCGACCTCGCGACCTGGGTGACGCCGTTCGCCGAGGGCTGGGTCGAACCGTGGCGCACCATCACCCGCGTCTCGGCGGCCGTCGCTCTGGTGGGTGTGGGCATCCTGCTCGTCGTCTTCACCTTCACCGCCATCACCCTCGCGGTCGGAGACCCGTTCTACGAGCGCATCTGGCGCGACACCGAACTGACTCTCGGAGATGCTCCCGCAGAGCCCTCAGGCCGCTTCTGGCGGCTCCTGGCCCGCGGAATCGGCGCGGGCCTGCGCATCCTGGCCCTCACGATCGTGATCGGCCTGGTGCTCTTCGTCGTCGGCCTCGTGCCGGTGGCCGGCCAGATCGCGGTACCCGTGCTCGCGGCGCTCTTCGGCGGCTGGGTGCTCGCCCTCGAGCTCACCGGGTTCGCCTTCGACGCCCGGGAGCTCCGTCTACGCGACCGCAGACGGATGCTCGGCGCCCGTCGCGCTCGCACTCTCGGCTTCGGCGTGGCCACCTATCTGCTCTTCCTCATCCCGCTCGGCGCGGTGTTCGCCATGCCTGCGGCGGTCGCGGGGGCCACCGTACTGGCCCGCGACGCGATCGGGAACCGCGAAGCAACCCTCACGCGCACGGAAGCGGGGCGCCACCCCGAAGGATGA
- a CDS encoding ammonium transporter: MEEVTSNLNSLWLLVAAALVLLMTPGVAFFYGGMVKAKSVISMMMMSFGAMGLVGVLWVLYGYGLAFGTPLIPGIVGNPFDGSIGLGSLLGIGEGGAMDPDLAGLAFAGFQATFAIITVALISGAIADRAKFGAWMVFAGIWVTVVYFPVAFMVFNLAEGWAPVWGVNDFAGGTAVHINAGAAALALALVLGKRVGFQKGIQKPHNVPLTLLGAALLWFGWFGFNAGSEAAVDGVAAIAWINTLAAPAAAIIGWLIVEKIKDGKPTSIGAASGAVAGLVAITPACNILTPGWAIVLGVLAGAVCALAVELKFKLGFDDSLDVVGIHLVGGLIGTLYIGIFGAGIGLIDTGSGEQLLKQFVAAVVIMVYSFGMAWIIGTIIQKTMGFRIKNEDEVAGVDTTVHGEEGYVLETV; the protein is encoded by the coding sequence ATGGAAGAAGTAACCAGCAACCTGAACTCGTTGTGGTTGCTCGTTGCAGCCGCCCTCGTTCTCCTCATGACCCCCGGCGTCGCCTTCTTCTACGGCGGCATGGTCAAAGCGAAGAGCGTCATCAGCATGATGATGATGAGCTTCGGAGCGATGGGCCTCGTCGGCGTCCTCTGGGTGCTGTACGGGTACGGTCTCGCATTCGGCACCCCACTCATCCCCGGCATCGTCGGCAACCCCTTCGACGGCTCGATCGGACTCGGCAGCCTCCTCGGCATCGGTGAGGGCGGAGCGATGGACCCGGATCTCGCCGGACTCGCGTTCGCCGGATTCCAGGCCACGTTCGCCATCATCACCGTCGCCCTCATCTCGGGCGCCATCGCCGACCGTGCGAAGTTCGGTGCGTGGATGGTCTTCGCCGGCATCTGGGTGACCGTCGTGTACTTCCCGGTCGCGTTCATGGTCTTCAACCTCGCGGAAGGCTGGGCTCCGGTCTGGGGCGTCAACGACTTCGCCGGTGGAACCGCGGTGCACATCAACGCCGGTGCCGCCGCTCTCGCTCTCGCCCTGGTGCTCGGCAAGCGCGTCGGCTTCCAGAAGGGAATCCAGAAGCCGCACAACGTTCCGCTCACCCTGCTCGGCGCCGCGTTGCTGTGGTTCGGCTGGTTCGGCTTCAACGCCGGTTCGGAAGCCGCAGTCGACGGCGTCGCCGCGATCGCCTGGATCAACACCCTCGCCGCTCCGGCCGCTGCCATCATCGGTTGGCTGATCGTCGAGAAGATCAAGGACGGCAAGCCCACCTCAATCGGTGCAGCATCGGGCGCCGTGGCCGGCCTGGTCGCCATCACCCCGGCCTGTAACATCCTGACCCCGGGTTGGGCGATCGTGCTCGGCGTGCTCGCCGGAGCCGTCTGCGCGCTGGCTGTCGAGCTCAAGTTCAAGCTCGGCTTCGACGACTCGCTCGACGTCGTGGGCATCCACCTCGTCGGCGGTCTCATCGGAACGCTCTACATCGGCATCTTCGGCGCCGGCATCGGCCTCATCGACACCGGTTCGGGCGAGCAGCTGCTGAAGCAGTTCGTCGCAGCCGTAGTCATCATGGTCTACTCGTTCGGCATGGCCTGGATCATCGGCACGATCATCCAGAAGACGATGGGCTTCCGCATCAAGAACGAAGACGAGGTCGCGGGCGTTGACACCACGGTGCACGGCGAAGAGGGCTACGTGCTCGAAACCGTCTGA
- the zapE gene encoding cell division protein ZapE, which translates to MTGERQAVAPRLTERSPSISGAELAGTLVPPRQFDQASFENYRPDPDYSSQADALARLRAFSEGWKPAKGGGFFGRSKKAPDAKPGVYLDGGFGVGKTHLLAALWHTAPGPKYFGTFIEYTALVGALGYANAVKLFTGAKFIAIDEFELDDPGDTMLMTRLLGELAAKGTRLAATSNTPPNALGEGRFAAADFLREIQALADRFDIIRIDGLDYRRRDIEGHAATFETVDELESAVDIRLAAGEHLTVDSFSELVHHLGTIHPSRYIKMIDGVDTIALSDVTPLTDQTDALRFVAFIDRVYDAQIRILASGIPLDQVFAGDMLNGGYRKKYLRAASRLIASATH; encoded by the coding sequence ATGACAGGTGAGCGGCAGGCCGTCGCCCCGCGCTTGACGGAGCGCTCCCCTTCGATCTCCGGCGCCGAACTGGCCGGCACCCTCGTGCCGCCGCGGCAGTTCGACCAGGCCTCGTTCGAGAACTACCGACCCGACCCCGACTACTCCTCGCAGGCCGACGCCCTCGCGCGTCTCCGCGCCTTCTCGGAGGGCTGGAAGCCCGCGAAGGGCGGCGGCTTCTTCGGCCGCTCGAAGAAGGCACCGGATGCCAAACCCGGCGTGTATCTCGACGGCGGCTTCGGCGTCGGCAAGACCCACCTGCTCGCAGCCCTCTGGCACACCGCGCCGGGCCCGAAGTACTTCGGCACGTTCATCGAGTACACCGCCCTGGTGGGCGCCCTCGGTTACGCGAACGCCGTGAAGCTGTTCACCGGCGCGAAGTTCATCGCCATCGACGAGTTCGAGCTCGACGACCCGGGCGACACCATGCTGATGACCCGGCTGCTCGGCGAACTCGCCGCGAAGGGCACGCGGCTGGCGGCCACCTCGAACACCCCGCCGAACGCGCTCGGCGAGGGGCGCTTCGCCGCGGCCGACTTCCTGCGCGAGATCCAGGCCCTCGCCGACCGCTTCGACATCATCCGCATCGACGGCCTCGACTACCGCCGTCGCGACATCGAGGGTCACGCCGCCACCTTCGAGACGGTGGACGAACTCGAATCCGCTGTCGACATCCGTCTCGCCGCGGGGGAGCACCTCACGGTCGACTCGTTCAGCGAGCTCGTGCACCATCTCGGCACCATTCATCCTTCCCGCTACATCAAGATGATCGACGGGGTCGACACCATCGCCCTCAGTGACGTGACACCGCTGACCGACCAGACGGATGCGCTGCGGTTCGTGGCGTTCATCGACCGGGTGTACGACGCACAGATCCGCATCCTCGCCTCCGGCATCCCGCTCGACCAGGTGTTCGCCGGCGACATGCTGAACGGCGGTTATCGCAAGAAATACCTGCGCGCCGCGTCGCGCCTGATCGCCTCCGCCACGCACTGA
- a CDS encoding sulfurtransferase, producing MTVETDPSEKFVGYAHPERLVSGAWLEAHLGEPGLVVVESDEDVLLYETGHIPGSVKIDWHTDLNDPVERDYIDGAAFAALLGGKGISRDSTVVIYGDKNNWWAAYALWVFTLFGHDDVRLLDGGRDKWIAEGRPITTDRPTPDAVDYPVVERDDSDIRAFKDDVLAHLGHPLIDVRSPEEYSGERTTAPAYPEEGALRAGHIPSAANVPWGRAAADDGTFKTVAELDAIYRDEAGLVDGEPVIAYCRIGERSSHTWFVLTHLLGFDDVRNYDGSWTEWGSTVRVPIVRGAERGEVPAAR from the coding sequence ATGACTGTCGAGACCGATCCTTCCGAGAAGTTCGTCGGATACGCCCACCCCGAACGCCTGGTGTCGGGCGCCTGGCTCGAAGCGCACCTCGGCGAACCCGGGCTCGTGGTGGTGGAGTCCGACGAAGACGTTCTGCTCTACGAGACCGGGCACATCCCAGGCTCCGTGAAGATCGACTGGCACACCGACCTCAACGACCCGGTCGAGCGCGACTACATCGACGGCGCCGCATTCGCCGCACTGCTCGGCGGCAAGGGCATCTCGCGCGACTCGACGGTCGTCATCTACGGCGACAAGAACAACTGGTGGGCCGCCTACGCGCTCTGGGTGTTCACCCTGTTCGGCCACGACGACGTGCGCCTGCTCGACGGCGGACGCGACAAATGGATCGCCGAGGGCCGCCCGATCACGACCGATCGGCCGACTCCGGATGCCGTGGACTACCCGGTCGTCGAGCGCGACGACTCCGACATCCGGGCCTTCAAAGACGACGTTCTCGCGCACCTGGGCCACCCCCTGATCGACGTGCGCTCCCCCGAGGAGTACAGCGGAGAACGCACCACCGCGCCCGCATACCCCGAAGAGGGCGCCCTGCGCGCCGGCCACATCCCGAGCGCGGCGAACGTGCCCTGGGGCCGGGCGGCCGCCGACGACGGCACGTTCAAGACGGTCGCCGAGTTGGATGCCATCTACCGCGACGAGGCCGGGTTGGTCGACGGCGAGCCGGTGATCGCCTACTGCCGCATCGGTGAGCGGTCGAGCCACACCTGGTTCGTGCTCACGCACCTCCTGGGCTTCGACGACGTGCGCAACTACGACGGGTCCTGGACCGAGTGGGGCAGCACGGTGCGCGTGCCGATCGTGCGCGGCGCCGAGCGCGGCGAGGTGCCGGCGGCTCGCTGA
- a CDS encoding SufE family protein, with protein MTDTMLPQSLAQIRDDFLALEQRDRLEMLLEFSNELPELPPRYQEHPDLFERVVECQSPVFIFVEVTDGVVHLFATAPKESPTTRGFASILVQGIDGLSVDEVLGIPDDFPNTIGLTEAVSPLRIRGMTALLGRTKRQIRERLAA; from the coding sequence ATGACCGACACCATGCTCCCCCAGTCGCTGGCCCAGATCCGGGATGACTTCCTCGCGCTCGAACAGCGCGACCGCCTCGAGATGCTCCTCGAGTTCTCGAACGAGCTGCCGGAGCTCCCCCCGCGCTACCAGGAGCATCCGGATCTGTTCGAACGCGTGGTGGAGTGCCAATCGCCGGTGTTCATCTTCGTGGAGGTGACCGACGGCGTGGTGCACCTGTTCGCCACGGCGCCGAAGGAGTCGCCGACCACGCGCGGTTTCGCGTCGATCCTCGTGCAGGGCATCGACGGCCTCTCGGTCGACGAGGTGCTCGGCATCCCCGACGACTTCCCGAACACGATCGGGCTCACCGAGGCGGTGTCGCCGCTGCGCATCCGGGGCATGACGGCGCTGCTCGGCCGCACGAAGCGGCAGATCCGCGAGCGTCTCGCTGCGTGA
- a CDS encoding alpha/beta hydrolase family protein — translation MEGRRIVGSKASEPARVPGWAVVALAAGTVATLAAAAGAVMTALMSRAIVVPSVPVDDVRILGYDEENGTVALSVNPDSILPGLYSLRFSGDSGHARLGEVLSVSDGIVVRSVIQVDYGDLAAARNGRISGWFYIHPRELDVPVEDVEVFTQVGPAPAWFVPSIDGSSQKWVIQVHGRGVRRGETIRAIPVFRQRGYTTLSISYRNDGEAPRSSDGRYALGDTEWQDLDAAITYAVDHGATDIVLMGWSMGGAIALQAMGRAVHRDRIRAIALESPAVDWRDVLRYHGRARHAPELVGDAAFATITHPWGGVVTGQHQPLDLDRLDFVKRSDEVDVPLLILHSDDDGYVPSTGSRKLAEARPDLVTFVPFSVARHTKLWNYDRAKWTTAIDDWLTANAL, via the coding sequence GTGGAGGGACGGCGAATCGTGGGCTCGAAGGCATCCGAACCGGCCCGGGTTCCCGGCTGGGCCGTCGTGGCGCTGGCCGCCGGCACCGTGGCGACTCTCGCCGCCGCTGCGGGCGCCGTGATGACTGCCCTGATGTCGCGGGCCATCGTCGTGCCCTCCGTGCCCGTCGACGATGTGCGCATCTTGGGCTATGACGAAGAGAACGGCACCGTGGCGCTCTCGGTCAACCCCGACTCGATCCTGCCCGGTCTTTACAGCCTGCGTTTCTCCGGCGACAGCGGCCACGCGCGCCTCGGGGAGGTGCTGAGCGTCTCGGACGGCATCGTGGTGCGCTCGGTCATCCAGGTCGATTACGGCGACCTCGCCGCGGCCCGCAACGGGCGCATCAGCGGGTGGTTCTACATCCATCCGCGTGAGCTCGACGTGCCGGTCGAGGATGTCGAGGTGTTCACGCAGGTCGGGCCGGCACCGGCCTGGTTCGTGCCGAGCATCGACGGCTCCTCGCAGAAATGGGTCATCCAGGTTCACGGCCGCGGCGTGCGCCGAGGCGAGACGATCCGTGCCATCCCGGTCTTCCGGCAACGCGGCTACACCACGTTGAGCATCTCCTACCGCAACGACGGCGAGGCACCGCGCTCCTCCGACGGCCGCTACGCGCTCGGCGACACGGAGTGGCAAGACCTCGACGCGGCAATCACTTACGCGGTCGACCACGGCGCGACCGACATCGTGCTGATGGGCTGGTCGATGGGCGGTGCGATCGCATTGCAGGCGATGGGGCGCGCGGTGCATCGCGACCGCATCCGGGCCATCGCGCTCGAGTCGCCCGCGGTCGACTGGCGCGATGTGCTGCGCTACCACGGCCGCGCTCGGCACGCGCCCGAGCTCGTGGGCGATGCGGCCTTCGCCACCATCACGCATCCGTGGGGCGGGGTGGTCACCGGTCAGCACCAGCCGCTCGACCTCGACCGCCTCGACTTCGTGAAGCGCTCCGACGAGGTCGACGTTCCGCTGCTCATCCTGCATTCCGACGACGACGGATACGTGCCGTCGACCGGGTCACGCAAACTCGCCGAAGCGCGCCCCGACCTGGTGACCTTCGTGCCCTTCTCGGTGGCACGCCACACCAAGCTCTGGAATTACGACCGCGCCAAGTGGACCACCGCGATCGACGACTGGCTCACCGCCAACGCCCTCTGA
- a CDS encoding DUF3000 domain-containing protein, whose protein sequence is MADSPFTPDVPAAFGAALDSLRRADTRAELVVHEIPAPANLAPHAVALAADVTPARHGADSELGTGRFILLYDAERPEAWGGEFRVVCFAQAPLETEIGLDPFLADVAWSWLVDALDARGANYTSASGTATKIISTGFGELSSQGDGAQIELRASWTPTDHNLQAHVEGWSELLCMLAGLPPVVDGVTMLQTRRAKRE, encoded by the coding sequence GTGGCCGATTCCCCCTTCACGCCGGACGTCCCGGCGGCATTCGGCGCAGCACTCGACTCGCTGCGACGGGCAGACACGCGCGCGGAGCTCGTGGTGCACGAGATCCCCGCCCCCGCGAACCTCGCCCCGCACGCCGTCGCCCTCGCGGCCGACGTCACGCCGGCGCGGCACGGAGCCGACTCCGAACTCGGAACGGGGCGCTTCATCCTGCTCTACGACGCGGAGCGGCCCGAGGCCTGGGGTGGGGAGTTCCGGGTGGTCTGCTTCGCGCAGGCGCCGCTGGAGACCGAGATCGGTCTCGACCCCTTCCTCGCCGACGTCGCCTGGTCGTGGCTCGTCGACGCACTGGATGCCCGTGGCGCCAACTACACGAGCGCATCCGGCACCGCAACGAAAATCATCTCGACCGGTTTCGGCGAGTTGTCGAGCCAGGGTGATGGCGCTCAGATCGAGTTGCGGGCATCCTGGACCCCTACAGACCACAATCTCCAGGCCCATGTCGAGGGCTGGAGCGAACTCCTCTGCATGCTGGCCGGTCTGCCACCCGTCGTCGATGGCGTGACGATGCTGCAGACCAGGCGAGCCAAACGTGAGTGA
- a CDS encoding ribonuclease D → MSEPELIEVPERTVIATVDEFHDAVEALALGTGPVAVDAERASGFRYSQRAYLIQLYRRGAGTFLIDPPAIAEFAPLQSVIGDVEWVLHAASQDLPCLREVGLDPTTVFDTELAARLLGIPRVGLGTVVEELLGVHLAKEHSAADWSTRPLPASWLEYAALDVELLIDLRDSMAVLLKEQGKLEIAAQEFAAVVAKEEKAPLAEPWRRLSGIHALRADRHLAAARELWLARDELARETDTAPGRLVPDASLLVAARALPTSRRDLAALKQFSGRASRSELDRWWAAIERALTTDDIPVQRRATDTLPPPRSWSDKNPEADARLKAARVALAEVSAEHDIPVENLLTPDFLRRISWNAPDPLTLETVSDGLRELGARPWQIELTAQPILQAFVDPHQVPENPAEDDS, encoded by the coding sequence GTGAGTGAACCAGAACTGATCGAAGTACCTGAACGCACCGTCATCGCAACGGTCGACGAATTCCACGACGCGGTCGAAGCGCTCGCGCTCGGCACCGGCCCGGTGGCCGTCGATGCCGAGCGCGCCAGTGGCTTCCGCTACTCCCAGCGTGCCTACCTCATCCAGCTCTACCGGCGCGGCGCCGGCACCTTCCTCATCGATCCCCCGGCGATCGCGGAGTTCGCTCCGCTGCAGTCGGTGATCGGCGACGTGGAGTGGGTGCTGCACGCGGCCAGCCAAGACCTGCCGTGCCTGCGCGAAGTGGGCCTCGACCCGACGACTGTGTTCGACACCGAACTCGCCGCCCGCCTGCTCGGAATCCCCCGCGTCGGACTCGGAACCGTGGTGGAGGAGCTGCTCGGCGTGCACCTCGCCAAGGAGCACTCCGCAGCCGACTGGTCGACTCGCCCGTTGCCCGCCTCGTGGCTCGAGTACGCCGCGCTCGACGTCGAACTGCTGATCGACCTGCGCGACTCCATGGCCGTGCTCCTGAAAGAGCAGGGCAAGCTCGAGATCGCCGCGCAGGAGTTCGCCGCCGTGGTGGCGAAGGAGGAGAAGGCGCCGCTCGCCGAGCCCTGGCGCCGGCTCAGTGGCATCCACGCCCTGCGCGCCGACCGCCACCTCGCCGCCGCCCGCGAACTCTGGCTGGCCCGCGACGAACTGGCTCGCGAGACCGACACCGCGCCCGGCCGACTGGTTCCGGATGCGTCGCTGCTGGTGGCCGCGCGAGCCCTCCCCACCTCGCGTCGCGACCTCGCCGCCCTCAAGCAGTTCTCGGGTCGCGCCAGCCGCTCAGAACTCGACCGCTGGTGGGCGGCCATCGAGCGCGCGCTCACCACCGACGACATCCCGGTGCAGCGGCGGGCCACCGACACCCTGCCTCCGCCGCGCAGCTGGTCGGACAAGAATCCCGAGGCGGATGCCCGGCTGAAAGCTGCTCGTGTCGCTCTAGCCGAGGTCTCAGCCGAGCACGACATCCCGGTCGAGAACCTGCTCACCCCCGATTTCCTGCGGCGGATCTCGTGGAACGCGCCCGATCCGCTGACGCTCGAGACCGTCTCCGACGGCCTCCGCGAGCTCGGTGCGCGGCCGTGGCAGATTGAACTGACTGCACAGCCGATCCTGCAGGCCTTTGTAGATCCTCACCAAGTGCCGGAGAACCCCGCGGAAGACGATTCGTAG
- a CDS encoding thiolase family protein — translation MAERSEVVFVDGVRTPFGRAGEKGMYWQTRADDLVVKAIIGLLERNPKVPKELIDDVAIAATTQQGDQGLTLGRTAALLSGLPLSVPGYAIDRMCAGAMTSVTTTAGAIAFGAYDLAIAGGVEHMGRHPMGFNADPNPRFLAEKLVSAEALNMGNTAERIHDRFPQLTKERSDRYAMRSQQKVAAAYEAGKIQLDLIPVATKSAEGWGLATRDEAPRPETTMEGLAALRTPFRPHGRVTAGNSSGLNDGATASLIASESMAKELGLSVKMRLVSFAFAGVEPEIMGIGPVPSTEKALRKAGLSIDDIGLFELNEAFAVQVLSFLDHFGIDDDDPRINEYGGAIAIGHPLASSGVRLMIQLARQFEEHPEVRYGVTAMCVGLGQGGTVIWENPNWNKKASKRAGR, via the coding sequence GTGGCCGAAAGATCTGAAGTCGTTTTCGTCGACGGTGTACGCACCCCGTTCGGGCGTGCGGGCGAAAAGGGCATGTACTGGCAGACCCGAGCCGACGACTTGGTCGTCAAGGCGATCATCGGATTGCTCGAACGCAACCCGAAGGTGCCGAAAGAGCTCATCGACGACGTGGCGATCGCGGCGACGACGCAGCAGGGCGATCAGGGTCTGACCCTCGGCCGCACGGCAGCGCTCCTCTCGGGCCTGCCGCTCTCGGTGCCGGGCTACGCGATCGACCGGATGTGCGCGGGCGCGATGACGAGCGTCACCACCACTGCGGGGGCCATCGCCTTCGGAGCCTACGATCTCGCGATCGCGGGCGGCGTGGAGCACATGGGGCGGCATCCGATGGGCTTCAACGCCGACCCGAACCCGCGCTTCCTGGCCGAGAAGCTGGTGAGCGCCGAGGCACTCAACATGGGCAACACGGCCGAGCGCATCCACGACCGCTTCCCGCAGCTCACCAAGGAGCGCTCCGACCGCTACGCCATGCGCAGCCAGCAAAAGGTCGCCGCGGCCTATGAGGCGGGCAAGATCCAGCTCGACCTCATCCCGGTGGCCACCAAGAGCGCCGAGGGCTGGGGACTCGCCACCCGCGACGAGGCGCCGCGCCCGGAGACCACGATGGAGGGCCTCGCCGCCCTCCGCACGCCGTTCCGGCCGCACGGCCGCGTGACCGCGGGCAACTCCTCGGGCCTGAACGACGGTGCCACGGCATCGCTCATCGCGAGCGAGTCGATGGCCAAGGAGCTGGGCCTCTCGGTCAAGATGCGGCTCGTGTCGTTCGCGTTCGCGGGCGTGGAGCCCGAGATCATGGGCATCGGTCCGGTGCCCTCCACCGAGAAGGCGCTGCGCAAAGCGGGCCTCTCGATCGACGACATCGGTCTGTTCGAACTCAACGAGGCCTTCGCGGTGCAGGTGCTGTCGTTCCTCGACCACTTCGGCATCGACGACGACGACCCGCGCATCAACGAATACGGCGGAGCGATCGCCATCGGCCACCCGCTCGCCTCCTCGGGCGTGCGACTCATGATCCAGCTCGCCCGGCAGTTCGAGGAGCACCCCGAGGTGCGCTACGGCGTCACCGCGATGTGCGTCGGCCTCGGCCAAGGCGGCACGGTCATCTGGGAGAACCCGAACTGGAACAAGAAGGCAAGCAAGAGGGCAGGGCGATGA